One genomic segment of Amycolatopsis sp. WQ 127309 includes these proteins:
- a CDS encoding RNA-binding S4 domain-containing protein gives MSDPVDVPITGEPIRLGQFLKLAGLAEDGSHAKDLIDAEEVTVNGEVETRRGRQLTNGDVVAVGPDRGKVILVH, from the coding sequence ATGAGCGACCCCGTCGACGTACCCATCACCGGCGAGCCGATCCGGCTCGGCCAGTTCCTCAAACTCGCCGGCCTCGCCGAAGACGGCTCCCACGCGAAGGACCTGATCGACGCCGAGGAGGTCACGGTCAACGGCGAAGTGGAGACCCGCCGCGGCCGCCAGCTGACGAACGGCGACGTCGTGGCCGTCGGCCCCGACCGCGGCAAGGTCATCCTGGTCCACTAA
- a CDS encoding serine protease, which yields MRVRRPAVLLSLAAVLLLGAAFVVVGVARRPQSADATTPALDATPASTVDLPAVSSPAVGALFVDGAHYCTASVIHSRQGDVLLTAAHCIHDGEGGDYVTGVTFAPAYHDGLAPFGYWTVSDELVAPGWTESSDPDLDVGFATAHQAGTTKTLESLVGANTLATGSAFEQPITLTGYPDDSETPAVCRNTTSRQDTFQLKVDCAGFPTGTSGGPWVVGEDPKTRLGTVIGVIGGFEYGGDDPDTSYSSYFDTDVQGLYRQTDSRA from the coding sequence ATGCGCGTGCGGCGGCCCGCCGTTCTGCTGTCCCTCGCCGCCGTCCTGCTGCTCGGCGCGGCTTTCGTCGTGGTCGGCGTCGCCCGGCGGCCGCAGTCCGCGGACGCGACGACCCCGGCTCTCGACGCCACCCCGGCGTCGACGGTGGACCTGCCCGCCGTGTCCAGCCCGGCCGTCGGCGCGTTGTTCGTCGACGGCGCGCACTACTGCACCGCGAGCGTCATCCACAGCCGGCAGGGTGACGTGCTGCTGACCGCCGCCCACTGCATCCACGACGGCGAGGGCGGCGACTACGTCACCGGCGTCACCTTCGCGCCCGCCTACCACGACGGTCTCGCGCCGTTCGGCTACTGGACGGTGTCCGACGAACTCGTCGCCCCGGGCTGGACCGAGTCGTCGGACCCGGACCTCGACGTCGGCTTCGCCACCGCGCACCAGGCGGGCACCACGAAGACCCTGGAGAGCCTGGTCGGCGCGAACACCCTGGCCACCGGCAGCGCGTTCGAGCAGCCGATCACCCTGACCGGCTACCCGGACGACTCCGAGACCCCGGCCGTCTGCCGGAACACCACCAGCCGTCAGGACACCTTCCAGCTCAAAGTGGACTGCGCGGGCTTCCCGACCGGCACCAGCGGCGGGCCGTGGGTGGTCGGCGAGGACCCGAAAACCCGGCTGGGCACGGTCATCGGCGTCATCGGCGGTTTCGAGTACGGCGGCGACGACCCGGACACGTCGTACTCGAGCTACTTCGACACGGACGTCCAAGGGCTCTACCGGCAGACGGACTCCCGCGCCTGA
- a CDS encoding SDR family oxidoreductase, which translates to MKQFADKVVVITGAGSGIGRATALEFARRGARVALSDVNAANAEETAKLAGENARAYALDVADRAAVLAHADEVLSDFGRVNVVVNNAGVALGATVEEMAFEDYDWLMGVNLGGVVNGTKAFLPHLIASGEGHVVNISSVFGFVGVPTQSAYNAAKFAVRGFTEALREEMLIARHPVAVSCVHPGGIKTNIVRNSRGGDGDQEKAAVGFDRIAQTTPEKAALTILRGIERKSARILIGPDAYVIDAIPRVLGSAYQRPLAVLARLGLKQLKS; encoded by the coding sequence ATGAAGCAGTTCGCGGACAAGGTCGTGGTGATCACCGGGGCGGGGTCGGGGATCGGCCGGGCGACGGCGCTGGAGTTCGCGCGGCGGGGCGCGCGGGTGGCCCTCTCCGACGTCAACGCCGCGAACGCGGAGGAGACGGCGAAGCTGGCCGGGGAGAACGCGCGGGCCTACGCGCTCGACGTCGCCGACCGGGCCGCCGTGCTCGCGCACGCCGACGAGGTCCTGAGCGACTTCGGGCGCGTGAACGTCGTCGTGAACAACGCGGGTGTCGCGCTCGGCGCGACGGTCGAGGAGATGGCGTTCGAGGACTACGACTGGCTGATGGGCGTCAACCTCGGCGGCGTCGTGAATGGCACGAAGGCGTTCCTGCCGCACCTGATCGCCTCCGGCGAGGGGCACGTCGTGAACATTTCCAGCGTGTTCGGCTTCGTCGGCGTGCCGACGCAGAGCGCGTACAACGCGGCGAAGTTCGCGGTCCGCGGATTCACCGAAGCGCTGCGCGAAGAAATGCTGATCGCGCGGCACCCGGTCGCGGTCAGCTGCGTGCATCCCGGTGGGATCAAAACGAACATCGTCCGCAACTCGCGAGGCGGTGACGGCGATCAGGAGAAGGCCGCGGTGGGCTTCGACCGGATCGCGCAGACCACGCCGGAGAAGGCCGCGTTGACGATCCTGCGCGGGATCGAGCGGAAGTCCGCGCGGATCCTCATTGGACCGGACGCCTACGTGATCGACGCCATCCCGCGTGTCCTCGGCTCCGCTTACCAGCGGCCGCTCGCCGTCCTCGCACGGCTCGGCCTGAAACAACTGAAAAGCTGA
- a CDS encoding response regulator, with product MIRTLIVDDDFRVAGVHAGFVEEVAGFAVVGTAHTAAEARARVRELTPDLVLLDVYLPDESGLAVLPELQTDTIVLSAATDSASVAAAIRAGALNYLIKPFTTRQLAERLTSYARFRGLLTDGRTLAQDDVDRAYRVLHDQDRTSAPKGQSTATSRLVSEQLRRAGRPLSAAEVAGELGMARATAQRYLTALAESGTVQMRLRYGATGRPEHEYRWSGA from the coding sequence ATGATCCGCACGCTCATCGTGGACGACGACTTCCGGGTCGCCGGCGTGCACGCCGGGTTCGTCGAGGAGGTCGCGGGCTTCGCGGTGGTCGGCACCGCGCACACCGCGGCCGAGGCCCGGGCCCGGGTGCGCGAGCTGACGCCGGACCTGGTGCTGCTCGACGTCTACCTGCCCGACGAGTCCGGCCTCGCCGTGCTGCCGGAGCTGCAGACCGACACGATCGTCCTGTCCGCGGCGACCGACAGCGCGTCGGTGGCCGCGGCGATCCGGGCCGGCGCGCTGAACTACCTGATCAAGCCGTTCACCACGCGGCAGCTGGCCGAGCGGCTGACGTCGTACGCGCGCTTCCGCGGCCTGCTCACCGACGGGCGCACCCTGGCCCAGGACGACGTCGACCGCGCGTACCGCGTGCTGCACGACCAGGACCGGACGTCCGCGCCGAAGGGCCAGTCGACGGCGACGTCCCGGCTGGTCTCGGAGCAGCTGCGGCGCGCGGGACGTCCGCTGTCGGCGGCGGAAGTCGCCGGTGAGCTGGGCATGGCGCGCGCGACGGCGCAGCGGTACCTGACGGCGCTGGCGGAGTCGGGCACGGTCCAGATGCGGCTGCGTTACGGCGCCACCGGGCGCCCGGAACACGAATACCGCTGGTCCGGCGCCTGA
- a CDS encoding sensor histidine kinase gives MRFSRQVLLLQIGVVVLVVGLGVALVSVLLSRTLTDQYGRRALAIAKSVAADPVVVANAAAKRPGGPLEDRVLAVTEVNDALFVVITDDQGIRLAHPTTSLIGQRVSTSPELALAGQDEISAVQSGTLGLSVRSKTPIWQGRRVVGEVSVGFEVGDPTGDFNRLLVITLLFAGGALLLGAGASALLNRRLRRVTHGLEPHELTELLYEREAVLHGIGEGVLAVDDANRVSVRNDEAERLLGTQLPIGAALAELELSPRLHKAVGEGRPVDNLLAVAGNRVLVINSRAVRLDDRPIGTVLTFRDRTDLDTLTRELDGIRALSDGLRAQRHEFANRLHTLYGLLQLGHHTEAVEYLQTLTDSPSAHPTELGDAVADPYLQALLVAKTEQAQEKGLTLKLADDTWVPTTVTDPIAANTVIGNLVDNALHAARMGPRRPATVEIGLLTDGATLHVSVVDSGPGVPTDLRRTLFDEGVSTKIAPGHGLGLALARQAARARGGDVWLADPGEGETGALFVAKLPGMLTEDR, from the coding sequence ATGCGGTTCAGCAGGCAGGTGCTGCTGCTGCAGATCGGCGTGGTCGTCCTCGTCGTCGGGCTGGGTGTCGCGCTGGTCAGCGTCCTGCTGAGCCGCACGCTCACCGACCAGTACGGCCGCCGCGCGCTGGCCATCGCGAAGTCCGTGGCCGCCGACCCGGTGGTCGTCGCGAACGCGGCCGCGAAGCGCCCCGGCGGCCCGCTCGAGGACCGCGTCCTGGCGGTGACCGAGGTCAACGACGCGCTGTTCGTGGTGATCACCGACGACCAGGGCATCCGGCTCGCCCACCCGACGACCAGCCTGATCGGCCAGCGGGTGAGCACGTCCCCGGAGCTGGCGCTGGCCGGGCAGGACGAGATCAGCGCGGTGCAGAGCGGCACGCTCGGGCTGTCGGTGCGCAGCAAGACGCCGATCTGGCAGGGGCGGCGCGTGGTCGGCGAGGTGAGCGTCGGCTTCGAGGTCGGCGACCCGACCGGCGACTTCAACCGGCTGCTCGTCATCACGCTGCTGTTCGCGGGCGGCGCGCTGCTGCTCGGCGCGGGCGCGTCCGCGCTGCTCAACCGGCGCCTGCGGCGCGTCACCCACGGCCTCGAGCCGCACGAACTCACCGAATTGCTCTACGAACGCGAAGCCGTGCTGCACGGGATCGGCGAAGGCGTGCTGGCCGTCGACGACGCGAACCGCGTCTCCGTCCGCAACGACGAGGCCGAACGCCTGCTCGGCACCCAGCTCCCGATCGGCGCGGCGCTGGCCGAGCTGGAGCTGTCGCCGCGGCTGCACAAGGCCGTCGGCGAGGGCCGGCCGGTGGACAACCTGCTGGCCGTGGCCGGGAACCGCGTGCTGGTGATCAACTCCCGCGCGGTGCGGCTGGACGACCGGCCGATCGGCACCGTGCTGACCTTCCGCGACCGCACCGACCTCGACACGCTCACCCGCGAGCTGGACGGCATCCGCGCCCTGTCCGACGGCCTGCGCGCACAGCGGCACGAGTTCGCGAACCGGCTGCACACGCTCTACGGGCTGCTCCAGCTCGGCCACCACACCGAAGCCGTCGAGTACCTGCAGACGCTCACGGACTCGCCGTCGGCGCACCCGACCGAGCTGGGCGACGCCGTCGCCGACCCGTACCTGCAGGCGCTGCTGGTCGCGAAAACCGAGCAGGCGCAGGAAAAGGGCCTCACGCTCAAGCTCGCCGACGACACCTGGGTGCCGACGACGGTGACCGACCCGATCGCCGCGAACACCGTGATCGGCAACCTCGTGGACAACGCGCTGCACGCCGCGCGGATGGGCCCGCGCCGCCCGGCGACCGTCGAGATCGGCCTGCTCACCGACGGCGCGACGCTCCACGTGTCCGTTGTGGACAGTGGCCCCGGCGTGCCGACCGACCTGCGCCGGACGTTGTTCGACGAAGGCGTCTCGACGAAGATCGCGCCCGGGCACGGACTCGGGCTCGCGCTGGCCCGCCAAGCCGCGCGGGCGCGCGGCGGCGACGTCTGGCTGGCCGACCCCGGCGAAGGCGAGACCGGCGCCCTGTTCGTCGCCAAACTGCCCGGAATGCTGACGGAGGACCGATGA
- a CDS encoding ABC transporter ATP-binding protein produces MVPPLIELTGATKRFPSGSGSVHTAVRDLTMTVRPGEFVAVVGPTGCGKSTTLSLVSGLQPPSAGRVQVNGTDVKSIPDGVGYMFQTDAVMPWRSVLDNVASGPRFRGVPKAEARAQAVDWIGRVGLAGFEKYYPHQLSGGMRKRVALAQTLVTKPKILLMDEPFSALDVQTRALMQDELLRLWSGSGAAVIFVTHDLDEAIALSDKVVVLTSSPATVKDVFEIPLERPRKVEDLRLTEEFRKLYADIWESLRSEVDKAREKGATSVA; encoded by the coding sequence ATGGTTCCCCCACTGATCGAACTCACCGGAGCCACCAAGCGGTTCCCGAGCGGGTCCGGTTCCGTGCACACGGCCGTCCGCGACCTGACCATGACCGTCCGGCCCGGCGAGTTCGTCGCCGTCGTCGGCCCCACCGGCTGCGGCAAGTCGACGACGCTCTCGCTGGTGTCCGGGCTGCAGCCGCCGTCCGCCGGGCGGGTGCAGGTGAACGGCACCGACGTGAAGTCCATTCCGGACGGTGTCGGTTACATGTTCCAGACCGACGCCGTGATGCCGTGGCGCTCGGTGCTGGACAACGTCGCGTCGGGGCCGCGCTTCCGGGGCGTGCCGAAGGCCGAGGCCCGGGCGCAGGCCGTCGACTGGATCGGCCGCGTCGGGCTCGCCGGGTTCGAGAAGTACTACCCGCACCAGCTCTCCGGCGGCATGCGCAAGCGCGTCGCGCTGGCCCAGACGCTCGTCACCAAGCCGAAGATCCTGCTGATGGACGAGCCGTTCTCGGCGCTGGACGTGCAGACCCGCGCGCTCATGCAGGACGAGCTGCTGCGGCTGTGGTCCGGTTCCGGTGCCGCGGTGATCTTCGTGACGCACGACCTCGACGAGGCGATCGCGCTGTCGGACAAGGTCGTCGTGCTGACGTCGTCGCCGGCCACCGTGAAGGACGTCTTCGAGATTCCCCTGGAGCGGCCGCGGAAGGTCGAGGACCTGCGCCTCACCGAGGAGTTCCGCAAGCTCTACGCCGACATCTGGGAATCGCTGCGCAGCGAGGTCGACAAGGCCCGCGAGAAGGGAGCGACCAGTGTCGCTTGA
- a CDS encoding ABC transporter permease: MSLDTPAVNTNPLPVLETEQDIMARAKQASSRRKRNIWLLRLAIVVVWLGSWELTATYWIDPFFYSKPSNIWQRLVEWFSTGTDFGSIWYNIFTTVEEALLGFVIGAIAGVVLGVVLGRSEYLAQVLAPFIKAANALPRIVLAALFVIWFGLGLSSKVATVVVLVFFAVFFNAFTGAREVDRNLIDNARILGATRGQVLKSIVLPSATSWILSSLHVAFGFALIGAVVGEYTGAKAGMGFLISNAQGTFDTAGVYAGMLIITVVALLAEWGIGTLEGRLLRWRPNVSSAAQGI; the protein is encoded by the coding sequence GTGTCGCTTGACACCCCGGCGGTGAACACGAACCCGTTGCCGGTCCTGGAGACCGAGCAGGACATCATGGCCCGCGCGAAGCAGGCCTCCAGCCGCCGCAAGCGCAACATCTGGCTGCTGCGCCTGGCGATCGTCGTCGTCTGGCTGGGCAGCTGGGAGCTGACGGCGACGTACTGGATCGACCCGTTCTTCTACTCGAAGCCGTCGAACATCTGGCAGCGGCTGGTCGAGTGGTTCAGCACCGGCACCGACTTCGGGTCCATCTGGTACAACATCTTCACCACCGTCGAGGAAGCCTTGCTGGGCTTCGTGATCGGCGCGATCGCCGGGGTCGTGCTCGGTGTCGTCCTGGGCCGCAGTGAGTACCTCGCGCAGGTGCTCGCGCCGTTCATCAAGGCCGCCAACGCCCTGCCCCGCATCGTGCTCGCGGCGCTGTTCGTGATCTGGTTCGGCCTCGGGCTGTCGTCGAAGGTCGCGACCGTCGTCGTGCTGGTGTTCTTCGCGGTGTTCTTCAACGCCTTCACCGGCGCCCGCGAGGTGGACCGCAACCTGATCGACAACGCCCGCATCCTCGGGGCGACGCGCGGCCAGGTGCTGAAGTCGATCGTGCTGCCGAGCGCGACGTCCTGGATCCTCTCGTCGCTGCACGTCGCCTTCGGGTTCGCGCTGATCGGCGCGGTCGTCGGCGAGTACACCGGCGCCAAGGCCGGCATGGGCTTCCTGATCAGCAATGCGCAGGGCACGTTCGACACCGCCGGGGTCTACGCCGGGATGCTGATCATCACCGTCGTCGCGCTGCTGGCCGAATGGGGCATCGGCACCCTGGAGGGCCGCCTGCTGCGCTGGCGGCCGAACGTCAGCTCCGCGGCGCAGGGGATCTGA
- a CDS encoding ABC transporter substrate-binding protein encodes MRLKRTLAITAALAVTVGGVTACRDSRSIDFGDGGQPHIKIMVGGLSKVIYLPAQLAQQLGEYKKQGIDVELFDQPSGANAETSLLAGEVQGVVGFYDHTIDLQAKEQCMQSVVQFANVPGEAEMVAAAKAGEIKSGEDFKGRTLGVTSLGSSTDFLTKALAQRGGVSSKDYTPYKAGAGQTFITALNQGTIDAGMTTDPTIAQLTNTGQAKVLYDMRTIEGTKAALGGLYPASSLYMSCTIVERYPDVVQKLANAYVASLNWLSKHSPEEVAAIMPPSFAGGDKALYVKSLKDSLPMFTADGRMDPAGAQNVLKVLGDSSSNVKPKKDKIDLSKTYTTKFVDAAKAQAVQ; translated from the coding sequence ATGCGTCTCAAGAGGACACTCGCGATCACGGCCGCGCTGGCCGTCACCGTCGGCGGGGTCACGGCGTGCCGTGACTCGCGCTCGATCGACTTCGGCGACGGCGGGCAGCCGCACATCAAGATCATGGTCGGCGGCCTGTCCAAGGTGATCTACCTGCCGGCCCAGCTCGCGCAGCAGCTGGGCGAGTACAAGAAGCAGGGCATCGACGTCGAGCTGTTCGACCAGCCGTCGGGCGCCAACGCGGAGACGTCGCTGCTGGCCGGCGAGGTGCAGGGGGTGGTCGGGTTCTATGACCACACGATCGACCTGCAGGCCAAGGAGCAGTGCATGCAGAGCGTCGTGCAGTTCGCGAACGTGCCGGGTGAGGCGGAGATGGTCGCCGCGGCCAAGGCGGGCGAGATCAAGTCCGGCGAGGACTTCAAGGGACGCACCCTCGGCGTGACGTCGCTCGGTTCGTCGACGGACTTCCTCACCAAGGCCCTCGCGCAGCGCGGCGGCGTCAGCTCGAAGGACTACACGCCGTACAAGGCGGGCGCCGGGCAGACGTTCATCACCGCGCTGAACCAGGGCACGATCGACGCCGGGATGACCACCGACCCGACGATCGCGCAGCTCACGAACACGGGCCAGGCCAAGGTGCTTTACGACATGCGCACGATCGAGGGCACCAAAGCCGCTTTGGGCGGTTTGTACCCGGCGAGCTCGTTGTACATGAGCTGCACCATTGTCGAGCGTTATCCCGACGTCGTGCAGAAACTCGCCAACGCGTACGTCGCGTCGCTGAATTGGCTTTCGAAGCATTCGCCCGAAGAGGTCGCGGCCATCATGCCGCCGTCGTTCGCCGGCGGGGACAAGGCGCTCTACGTGAAGTCGCTGAAGGACAGCCTGCCGATGTTCACCGCGGACGGCCGGATGGACCCGGCGGGCGCGCAGAACGTGCTGAAGGTGCTGGGTGATTCGTCCAGCAACGTCAAGCCGAAGAAGGACAAGATCGACCTGTCGAAGACGTACACGACGAAGTTCGTCGACGCGGCGAAGGCACAGGCGGTGCAGTGA
- a CDS encoding G1 family glutamic endopeptidase yields MTRIASSRAVRVLTVAAAAAAGLAMAGPAHAAVEYGSHFHGHQFAGGNWGGYVSFGSFTTATASWTEPTVTCRSGNDLFAPWVGIDGDGSSTVEQTGVETDCSSGRPVYSAWYEMYPAAPVYYSVSVGAGDKITATVTRTATNTYKLDLTDSTKGWTKTTTKSLTSKHASAEAIIESPTDSYPTISGGIKFTGVKFNGTNLASTSPSGLSADDRGTNTWTPGAIGSDGQSFTISRH; encoded by the coding sequence ATGACCAGAATCGCTTCTTCTCGTGCTGTCCGCGTGCTCACGGTCGCCGCCGCCGCGGCCGCCGGCCTGGCGATGGCCGGCCCGGCACACGCGGCGGTCGAGTACGGGTCTCACTTCCATGGACACCAGTTCGCCGGGGGCAACTGGGGCGGCTACGTCAGCTTCGGCAGCTTCACCACGGCCACGGCGAGCTGGACCGAGCCCACGGTGACCTGCCGCTCCGGCAACGACCTGTTCGCCCCGTGGGTCGGCATCGACGGCGACGGGTCGTCCACAGTGGAACAGACCGGCGTCGAGACGGACTGCTCCAGCGGCCGCCCGGTGTACTCGGCCTGGTACGAGATGTACCCGGCCGCGCCGGTCTACTACTCGGTGTCGGTCGGCGCGGGCGACAAGATCACCGCGACGGTGACGCGGACCGCGACCAACACCTACAAGCTGGACCTCACCGACTCCACCAAGGGCTGGACCAAGACCACCACGAAGTCCCTGACCTCGAAGCACGCGTCGGCGGAGGCGATCATCGAGTCGCCGACCGACTCCTACCCGACGATCTCCGGCGGCATCAAGTTCACCGGCGTCAAGTTCAACGGGACGAACCTGGCCTCGACCAGCCCGTCCGGCCTGAGCGCCGACGACCGCGGCACGAACACCTGGACCCCGGGCGCCATCGGTTCGGACGGCCAGAGCTTCACCATCTCGCGCCACTGA
- a CDS encoding DUF1345 domain-containing protein — translation MGVVVATLVLQVALPGDMALHPQWLLPAVSALLVVALLLVNPGRMTEFSAVERVISLLLVGAVTAVNAGSAITLVYSIATGTIGDRAGAVLVTGGIVYWTNIVAFSLWYWEFDRGGPGKRAAGRAPYPDLQFPQMADPDLAHQDWEPSYLDYLYFSFTNAAAFSPTDVMPLRIWAKMTMMLQAAISLVLAVMVVAWAINNLK, via the coding sequence ATGGGCGTCGTCGTGGCCACGCTCGTGCTGCAGGTCGCCCTGCCCGGCGACATGGCGCTGCACCCGCAGTGGCTCCTGCCCGCCGTCTCCGCACTGCTCGTCGTCGCGCTGCTGCTGGTCAACCCGGGCCGGATGACGGAGTTCAGCGCGGTCGAACGGGTCATCTCGCTGCTGCTCGTCGGCGCCGTGACGGCGGTGAACGCCGGGTCCGCGATCACGCTCGTCTACAGCATCGCGACCGGCACCATCGGCGACCGCGCCGGTGCCGTGCTCGTCACCGGCGGGATCGTCTACTGGACGAACATCGTCGCCTTCTCCCTCTGGTACTGGGAGTTCGACCGCGGCGGCCCCGGCAAGCGGGCTGCAGGCCGGGCGCCGTACCCCGACCTGCAGTTCCCGCAGATGGCCGACCCGGACCTGGCGCACCAGGACTGGGAACCGTCCTACCTGGACTACCTCTACTTCTCGTTCACCAACGCGGCCGCCTTCAGCCCCACCGACGTCATGCCCCTGCGGATCTGGGCGAAGATGACGATGATGCTGCAGGCCGCCATCTCGCTCGTCCTCGCGGTGATGGTCGTCGCGTGGGCGATCAACAACCTGAAGTGA